A region of the Sarcophilus harrisii chromosome 3, mSarHar1.11, whole genome shotgun sequence genome:
aaatcagtaaaatgaaaCTCAACAGGGCCCCTAGTTTTAAACAGAGTCCACACTAGCCATTCTTTCCTGAAAGTCCTGGGAGTGAGGTTCACAGTTcctttataaaaagaataataatattcagaaTTTTTAAGGAGCAGGGGAAATAAAACACCTTTTGGCCAAAGGTGAAGAGCACTCCATGAAAACCATCTTCTATGTGATGCCAGCTCACAGGCACTCCCAGGTCCTCCAGCCTCTTCTTGTACAACAGGGCATCATCCCGTAGGATATCAAACTCACAGCTCACAAGCAGGGTTTCAGGGAGTTGGGCAATGATGTCATCGTCAGCAATTAGGGGTGAATTTGTTGGCTGTAACAACATTTTGCTTTCCAAGTAAGCATCTTCATTAAAAGAACCTGGTGACATGGGTTGGTAGCCTCTCTTTGAACCTCTTAAGGTATGTTGTTGACACCATTAATTATTTCCACATACTTCCTTCTTGCATCTCAGGAGGCACATGAGCATTTTGCATAAAAATGGATGTCCAAGACGGGTCCATATCAAAATAAAAGCACAAATAAAGACCAAGATCACTCAGGGTAAGTAATGGGATATTTTTGTTCTGTTGATGTGAAGGCAGCTGGAAATTAAATCCCTGGATATAGGGGTAGATCAGAATCTGCGCTCGTATCTTAGGAAGATCTGGTTGGGTCACAAGCATTTGGCAAATAGAAGTTGCACTTGACCCTCCAGCACTGTCTCCACAGAGGATGACCCGAGATGGATCCACCCCATAGGTGTCCAGAGTTCTCAGAAAGTGGATTGTAGCAGTTATGCAGTCATTCAATGGAGCGGGGTACTTGTGGTCAGGAACCATGCGATAACTAAAGAGGAGTTAAGAGATAAATGGGATTATACCTAGTCATAAAATCAGTTTCACTTATGTTCAAGGTTctagtttaaaatgttttatctaaGAAGTATAGATTGTCAGATCTAGAAAGGGCAATAGAGATGCCAACttgattttacaaaggagaaaaatgaggcccagagagagtTAGTGACTCACTCTAAAATAAGAGTAAAATTTTTAACTTGAGATCcatgaacttttaatttttttcttttaagtccttttttattataatagtattttatttttccaaatacatacaaagataggtttcaacatctacctttgcaaaatcttgttttcctatttttcactccttcctctctccttccctccccaacaGAATAAGCAGTCCAATTGaagttaaacatatacaatattcttctaaacatatttccatatttatcatgctctacaaaaaaaatcaactcaaaagggaaagaaaaccaagcaaaccaacaacaataacaacaaaaaggtgaaaataccatgttgtgatccacattcagtccctatacacttctctctagatgtagatggctctctccatcacagatctattggaattgacctgaatcacctcattgttgagaagaggcatgtccatcagagctgatcatcacataatcttgctcttactgcatacaatgttttcctagttctgctcactttactcagcatcagttcatggaagtctctccaagcttttcagaaatcatcttgctcatcatttcttatagaattcaacaataatattctataacatccatataccatagtttattcagccattccccaactgataggcatctactcagtctccaattccttgccactacataaagggctgccataaacatttttgcacatgtgggatctTTTCCcacatttaaaatctctttgggatgcaaacccagtagagacactgctggatcaaaaggtatgcacaggaaaaaaaattatgataactattttaatgtaatcggttttctttgtaatcttaaaaGAATGTTATTAATGTATccaaaaacattgttctgaggaCTCAATAAAATtcatcaaatttactaaaggacCCATGACACAgtaaaaatgttaagaatctCTGCACCaaggttatacagctaggaaataaCTTCAAATCCAAATGTTCTTTCTAGTATACTATATAGAGTGCATCATTCTATTAACAAGAATTACTTTTATTTGATACATGGGAACAGACAAATAAAGAAGTATTgacttaaaaattataactttgtaGAAGGTATTCATGGATAAAATATGGTTCTTGCAGGCTATGTCTTTTTTTGCCCcagtagaaacaaaatagatagtagcattgtattttaagaaaatatatttatgtgagAAAACTTGGGAACCAGAGCTAAGATAAGCTAAGATAAGAAATAAGATAGAGAGCATGCTTAGGATGTTAGGATCATAACAGAGTTGGAAgtaacctcagaggtcatttaggccatttctttatttttaaataaggaaactgaggcctatggAGTAtcagagggccagaactctgaaacaaggattcttacaaggcgttaagtcagtggaattgataaagacaatggtagttcagtacatgtacttagtacttactactgtttaaaaataagaatgttaCAAACATAAGAAAGCATATGAATAAAtagagctttccttaaaacaaGTAGTATCTCTTTAAAACTAAAAGCCAGAATTTTCTGAGGTGGGCATAAGTTAGAACCCTTTCCTATAAGATTGAGTGAAAGTAAGAATATCCCTTATCagaacaactgaaaaatgactcatcaacaacaatatgatattagaaatgctagctacagcaagaaaacaagaaaaagaaaagaaaggaataagcagaatcaaagaggaaacaaaactatcattttttgaAGATGACATGCTAACTTAATTCATAGAACCTTAGAcagtcaactaaaaaactaattgaaataaagaacaactttaataaaattatagaatataaaataaacccatgcAAACCATCTACATTTAGGTATATTGACAAAAAAATTCAGTAGGATGAGATAGAGACAttgcatttaaagtaactgtgaaatgaataaaatacttgggaCTATCTTACCATAATTACAAAGCACTCCTTACTCAAATAAAGATAAGtctaaataactggagaaatatttatGGGAAGGCCAATgcgatataataaaaatgacaatattatctaacttgatttacttttattaattaccataccaatcaaactatcaaaagactactttaaagctagaaaagaatCATGATTcgtttggaggaacaaaaggacAAAGatatcaaggtaattaatgggaggaaaaaaacaagaaggaaggaagcctagcagtaccagatttcaaactatactacaaagccataatcatcaaaataatttgttccTGATTAAGAAATATAATCAGTGGAATCAATTAGTTACATAATATATGGAAATCAAAGCACACAATAAGCTAGTATCTGATAAATTCAAGGACCTTACTTATTGAGGCAAGAACTCACTGTTGAACAAAAACTAttgcgcccccccccccaactcaagatgacagagtaaaagTTCACACTTGTCAAactttccccttctataaaaCCGCCACAGAAAACACCAGACCAAGCTCTGTGTGGGAAAACCAATTTTTCATTAAAGCACACCATTTTTCTAGCCCAGAGCAATTTAAGAAGCAAAATGAGAAGTCTGCAGATTATGGAACAGGTTCTAGTCAGGAGCATGGCACAGCAGAAGTGGCACCTGTGGTGGATATAGGTCTAGAGAATAGCAACACTCAGATAAGGGGGACTGAATATCTTTGTCAGAATGAGATCCTGGGAGTCTTCTGTCATAGCACTTAGTGCACAATAAGGTGCCATTTGTAAATTCCATAGTGcaattttattccattaaattttgaaaattttatgcAAGCAAAATACATCCAAgcttagaaggaaaacaagaagctgggaggaaaaattttacagcaatttattttttgtgataaaggcctcttttatgaaagatttagaaactaagtcaaatttttaaaaataaaggctattctcaattgataaatggtcaaaagatacaaACAGGTAGTTCTCAGAAGACATCAAATCTAACAGTAGTCAcataaaaatggtctaaatcattaataatggagaaaatacaaattgaagcagtTCTGTCGTACTctttcacatctatcagattaagatgacagaaaaagaaaatgacaaattctggagaggatgtggggaaaatagTCACATTAATGCcttttggagttgtgaactagtccaaacCTTCTGGAGAATAATTTCGACAGTAGCaagtatattataaagataaacaacttgAAAAGATTGATCACACAATGACCAGACAAAAATACTAATGACTCATGAGAGTTTGGAGAGAAAGAGTTTTTAGATTAAAGAGTGatgattaaaacatttaaaaaaaaaaaaagacttctttggCAGAGTGGAGGAAGGTGGTAAATAAAGCTAATgcaaaagtttgttttatttgactatacaTATTCTAGGAAGATATAGTTGCTCTCTTTAGTCATCTGAAAGACTGTCATATGAAAAAGAGGTTCAGTTTTTCCTGCTTGATTCCAAAGAACAGAAGTCATAGCAATGGGTGGAAATTGGAAAGAGACAGATTTAGGCTTAAgattaagaaaaacttcctaacatcCCAAATCTTCAAGAAAAGCCATGCTTTGTCTCAGTAGTTGGTGGGTACATGATACATGCCTCCCTGGAAGACATGCTGTAGTCAGGCTTCATTTTTTGGATAAGGATTGATTTCAGTTGCAATGTAAATATTTTCCACTTCTAAaagtctatgattttataatttcaagAAACAGGGATTCTCTATCCTGGATTAAAGATCTCCCTGCCTCTTTCTGCTTTCCAGAATACTTATCTAATAAGTTATTCCCTTCCATATGTGCTCTGACCCCTCCTACCTTACAGAGAAAAATCTGTTACTCACCCAACAGATAAAACCACGGAGTCACTTTCCCTGGACAAGTAGCAGCACAGGTGGTTGTAAAACTCTGGAAAATAAAGAGTTTTTAGTAGTAGCTGACTTACCTCTCCCAGCACTGCCCACCTGCCatgattcttctcttctctaccGCAGCTTTAAGAGCATGTGTGTTCTATCTGCTCATTATTTCATCATTTGCTCTCTTCCTATGGGGGGGACATCTGTGGGTCATTCTCTCTTTCTATGACTCTTTCCATGTTTCATGTTTCTTTACAATTATGTTACCTGAGATGTTCTTAATATGATCCTAAAATATCCAGTCAAACCTTATGTTCATTCCAAACTAATGggttatttttgttggttttttaaaacttaaatgattGTTTGAAATGAAAATCCACCAATCCTTGTAACTGAATTCTACTTTTCCATGAGTTGATGAGTGGAAACTCATGTTTTTTGAGGCCTCAGAGGTGTTGGCTAGGGTATGCttatttttcttggtaaaaatccAGCCCAATATGTGGGCTGGATAATTGATTACTACAATGAATTGAGGAggatgggaagaggaaagaaattactCATTAGTCCTACTCACCTTTTGCCCTTACTTTATTTAGAGTCGCTGGGCTAAGTGTCAAGGCAAAGACActttcccacccaccccctctTGAAAATGATGACCTCTGAACTATCACCTACAAGAAATACTGATTTCAAACTACCGATGATGCCTAACTGCTGCTCCAGTGGCTGCTTTGGCAGAGATGATCTATCTATCTTGGTGAAAGGTAGGGCCATAAATGGGCCATAAATTTATGTGTTTGAATTGATTACTGGAAGCTTAAATAGGGATCctattttgtaaaatgggggagaaaAGTTACACTAGGACAGGGATTTTTAACCATTTAAGGATCCTGTGCACCCCTTTGCTAGTCTGTGGAAGTCTATGTACCCCCTTcttagaatcatatttttaaatgtataaaataaaataggattataaaggaaacctattatattgaaatactattgtcaaaatattttttaaaacaagttttaacTATCCCAGATTGAGAACTTCATATGATATGATCCCTAAGGTTTCTTTCAACATTAAATGCTATAAATACTTGTATTTTAGATCATGTGACTTAATTGCCTTCTGCCCCATGGGGGATTGTCCTCATTTGCAAGAAATACATGggaggaatgaatgaacaagatCATAATAATTGTCTACATATACTGAGTCAGGAAGTAATGGCAGAGATCATCCTCATTATCCCCACAAacctttgtcttttctttgaaaAGGGCTTAAAATTGAGTTTTAACACCCAACATGTCAAGTCTGAAATCTTAGGGAAGAGGGAGTGTGTAATCCTTGATTTTGAAAACCATTGAATACCCAATCCCTGTGAAAAGTAACAATTTTAAACATGCATGTTCGCTATTTGACCTGCATAAGGAGAACAAAGTCTTGGGAAAAGGTTCTGTTTCTTTACTAAGCAGAAGTGAAATCCTTTCTTACTCAAGCTCCCAAATATGCAAGCGCCTCCATGGAAAAAGATGATCCCGCAACGGGGTTTTGCAGATGGTGCCTTTGGCTTATATAGCCTCACCGGTACCTTCCCAAAGTGCAGTGTAGTTACCACGAGATGAGGGTCCTTTTTGTCCAGAAAACAGTCATGCAAAAAGCGTAAAAATTTTGGCATTGAGCAGATATACAGTTTCTCTAAAATGTTACCCTGttggacagaaaaaagaaatgataatagcaaatatttatttgttaagcacatactatatgctaaatactttagaactcaactcatttgatcttcacaagcaCCCTGggaaataaatgctattgttaactcatttgacagataaggaaactgaggcaaaccttGCAGGGTCACACTGTAAGGATGCCAGTAACACTGAATTGTTGAATatgaagaaaggggaggaggaggaggagagagagaaaagtttaagaaaaaggtaaaaaggaggcCAGTTATGGAAGCTTTATAAACTAAagagaggattttgtatttgattctggagattaTAGTGAGTTGTTGAACCTGATAGaatgaaagggggggggggtgatatCAACTTGAGAAAGTGGAAAGATCTGAGGTAGAGAGTTCGGTTCAGCTGTTATCcttagttctcaaagaggatccAAATGATATTAGAGTTGAGTTAGTGTGTCCAGCTGTGGTCAAATAGgaccaatatgaactcagaagGCTAGACCACTGCTCAAGGGGAGACCACCCAGTGGCAGACTATTCAGTAGTTCAATAGAATATTTCACCAGGgtggtgacagtgtcagaggaagagggagacatACAAGAGATGTTAGGAAGATAGAAATGACAGGATTTGGAACTAACAtgggaagagagaataaagaatcAGAGATGACATAGGTTAAgaaattaggaagaggggaagatgAGTCAGTTTATTCATGCTTGATTTCACAGGACCAGTGACACTGTGGGGTGATACCTTGATGTGCATCTTGATTTAAGTGAGACACAGTTGCTCAAAGCTGAGGCTCTCTTCTAGACAtcaaagtctagtggcaagatgAAAGTGAAATCTACAGGGTGTGGCTCAGGATACAGTGATCAACCTTAGCATCCTCGATGTCTGGCTAGGCTTtaactcaccaatgggtttgaggcTTGTTGGTTGCCCTCAGCCTGGTTTAGTCTGTCTGTCAGAGGTCCTGCCAGACTGTGAAGGCTGCCCATGTTATAGCTTCTTAGAGCCACTGGTAAGAGTTGGATGAAAGGTGGACACACAAAGTGCTTAGCTGCCTTGATGCATGGAGTGAGTGTTCAGGGAACACAAGCAGATCTGATGGAAGGGCTTGccaaaaataagcatttactaactgcctactatgtgctatgtaCTACACAAAGTACTGAGAATatacagtccctgccctccaggaacTTAGATTTAGTAGATAAGGCATTTAAACAATGTACAAACAAGctttatacaggataaatagaaaataatctacagaagaaaagcactagaattaagagggactggggaaggcttcctgggtAGAGGGGAATTTTAGCTgcaacttgaaggaagccaggcaagctagaaagaaggaagagatgaggGGCAAGAACATTCCAGGTATATAGGACAGCCATAAgaaatgcccagagctgagagattGTGAGGGAAGTACATAAGAACACTGCTTCAAAAGCCAGTGAGGTTCAAAGGACTAAAAATCCTTTGCTTCTGTTCCAAGTTCTGCAAGTGCTGGGTGGCTTGAGGGAGTGAGAAACTTTCCTAGACAAGCCAGTGTGCCCAGAAGGGAGAAGGGTCACAGCCCGTGAAAGAGAAGCAACAGCTCTGGCAGCCTGAGTAGGGACCAGGGCCAAGCATCCTCTAGGATTCCTGAAGCCAGAGCTGGACCAGTAGAGAATGGGAACAGAGAATGGCACTGATCAGATGCAAACCAAGACTGCTCATGTCAGAAGCAATAGGAGGTTGAATATTCAAAAACATTCAGGGCCCATCAAACCTCTGTTTCCCTTACTCCTTACCAAGAGTTAGCCTAGGGAAGTTGCTACCGGTTCCCTATGGCTTTCAGGCCATACCCTTCCCACTGCAGGaagcaggaggaagaagaaaggaagaaaggaaagaaaccaaGTATACCTCCTTCTGGCAGCCTGCAGAGGGAGATCTGTAACTTGAAATGATTGGATCCCTCAATCTTATTTGCGGGGCAGAGGTACTTAAAGGTGCTAATTCAACCATgatattttaagcttttttattttcaaaatatatgcatagatagttttcaacattcactcttgcaaaaatcttgtgttccaaattttttctccctcctttcctcccatcccctcctcagatagcaagtaatccaatataagttaaacatgtacaaatctttatatacttccacaattatcatgctgcacaagaaaaatcaggtcaaaaaggagcaaaaagtgagaaagaaaacaaaatgcaaacagacaataacaaaaagagtgaaaatattatgttgtgatccacattcagtccccacagtgctctctctggatgcagatggttctctccatcacaagatcattggaactcaACCATGATTTCttttagtaatagtaataatagtaatagtaatagtaactaTTATTAAAATAGCTAATAATTAACTATTAATcaacattaatattaaattattaaatagctAGCTATTATTAGCAGTTATGTAGCACTTTGAGATtctcaaaatgctttatattatcttctattttgcTTTCTATCCAAACACATAGAATGTGAggtttgaaagagagaaaagagagtcaCCCTTCTGAGAAACAAGTGTTATTTTCCTCAATAAGTCAAGATGTAGCTCAGAGACAGTGAAAGAACAAAGAGAGaatgtgtttttgcttttctgaaatcagttctCTTAGATTCTGTGAATCCAAGAGCTATCTATTTAGCCTtggtctctctcctgagctctacTCCCACACTTGGGGCACCTCAAACCAGATATCCATTGTCTATCACATATTCACTGTGTCCAGAACTGAACCCATTCTCTCCTCCAACAAATCCTCACCTCTTCCACAATTCCGTATTGTTGCCAAGAGACTCCCCAGCTCACAGTCACCCTGGTTTGCAAGAGTAACAC
Encoded here:
- the LOC100914824 gene encoding LOW QUALITY PROTEIN: arylacetamide deacetylase-like 4 (The sequence of the model RefSeq protein was modified relative to this genomic sequence to represent the inferred CDS: inserted 1 base in 1 codon; deleted 2 bases in 1 codon) → MCLTNKYLLLSFLFSVQQGNILEKLYICSMPKFLRFLHDCFLDKKDPHLVVTTLHFGKVPVRLYKPKAPSAKPRCGIIFFHGGACIFGSLKFYNHLCCYLSRESDSVVLSVGYRMVPDHKYPAPLNDCITATIHFLRTLDTYGVDPSRVILCGDSAGGSSATSICQMLVTQPDLPKIRAQILIYPYIQGFNFQLPSHQQNKNIPLLTLSDLGLYLCFYFDMDPSWTSIFMQNAHVPPEMRRKYVEIINGVNNIPXRGSKRGYQPMSPGSFNEDAYLESKMLLQPTNSPLIADDDIIAQLPETLLVSCEFDILRDDALLYKKRLEDLGVPVSWHHIEDGFHGVLFTFGQKVFYFPCSLKILNIIILFIKEL